A genomic segment from Octopus sinensis linkage group LG4, ASM634580v1, whole genome shotgun sequence encodes:
- the LOC115211071 gene encoding uncharacterized protein LOC115211071 isoform X4, translating into MLCQTIVVFCLMLVSAFSMPMKRCKGKAVNIMLVMDSSSSIWIEDYKKQLQFARDLVDNFDIGQTNSHVRVGAITFSRTAHLDIPLGRYASKKKLQNAILKIPYRTGETNTADALHLLRTEIEPKMKVFTAPFMVIVITDGKSRDSWSTRYEASLLHKLGVHIYAIGVGYYYDLKELKSIASDPVRNIQLVSSYSALENIAKHFGVKTCEDITTPPPTTTTTTPKPTTTPTTPKPTTTKIPRLQRDDQSAISFGYDLLSMGAYRANMVTRFINTLLPHTGYGNFAVVTYAHCPTSFNVPITSLLNKSDADIGHSIKLNVPGLADVVHQIGNELYKESNINKTKTAVLFIDPMVSVITPGVVSETEKLKQKGAKVFLISVGRKEWQNKLLVRSLSSQPYHRYTYSAPNYNRLVQRAEYRPFQYRKMCKGYRL; encoded by the exons GTTGCAAAGGAAAAGCAGTAAATATTATGCTTGTAATGGATTCTTCCAGTAGTATTTGGATAGAAGATTATAAAAAACAGCTACAATTTGCCCGTGATTTGGTCGACAATTTCGATATCGGTCAAACCAACTCTCATGTACGTGTTGGTGCTATAACCTTTAGTCGTACGGCTCATTTAGATATACCTTTGGGAAGATATGCGAGCAAAAAGAAATTACAGAATGCTATTCTAAAAATCCCTTATAGAACCGGAGAAACTAACACGGCAGATGCTCTGCATCTCCTAAGAACGGAAATTGAACCAAAGATGAAAGTCTTCACAGCTCCATTTATGGTAATAGTCATCACAGATGGGAAATCACGTGATAGCTGGTCTACTCGATACGAAGCCAGTTTGCTTCATAAACTCGGTGTACATATTTATGCTATTGGTGTCGGTTACTATTATGACTTAAAGGAGCTGAAGTCCATCGCCAGTGATCCTGTCAGAAATATCCAGTTAGTGTCAAGTTACTCAGCATTGGAGAATATTGCAAAACATTTTGGTGTAAAAACATGTGAAG ATATTACAACTCCGccaccaactacaacaactacgACTCCGAAACCGACAACAACGCCTACGACTCCG AAACCAACGACAACAAAAATTCCACGTCTGCAAAGAGACGACCAGA gcGCTATATCTTTTGGATATGATCTTTTATCAATGGGAGCCTATCGAGCCAATATGGTCACGAGGTTCATCAATACCCTTCTTCCGCACACTGGTTATGGCAACTTTGCAGTTGTTACCTATGCCCATTGTCCTACAAGCTTCAATGTTCCTATCACATCATTGTTAAATAAATCGGACGCAGATATAGGCCATAGTATCAAATTAAATGTTCCTGGATTGGCAGATGTTGTGCACCAGATTGGAAACGAACTATACAAAGAAAGTAATATCAACAAAACTAAAACTGctgttttatttattgatccaATGGTATCAGTTATAACACCTGGTGTAGTGAGTGAAACTGAAAAACTTAAACAGAAAGGGGCAAAAGTATTTCTAATAAGCGTCGGACGTAAAGAATGGCAAAACAAACTACTTGTGCGCTCTTTGAGCAGTCAACCGTATCATAGGTATACTTACAGTGCACCAAATTACAACCGATTAGTACAGAGAGCTGAATATCGACCTTTccaatacagaaaaatgtgtaaaggCTATAGGTTATAG
- the LOC115211071 gene encoding collagen alpha-1(XXVIII) chain-like isoform X2, translated as MLCQTIVVFCLMLVSAFSMPMKRCKGKAVNIMLVMDSSSSIWIEDYKKQLQFARDLVDNFDIGQTNSHVRVGAITFSRTAHLDIPLGRYASKKKLQNAILKIPYRTGETNTADALHLLRTEIEPKMKVFTAPFMVIVITDGKSRDSWSTRYEASLLHKLGVHIYAIGVGYYYDLKELKSIASDPVRNIQLVSSYSALENIAKHFGVKTCEDITTPPPTTTTTTPKPTTTPTTPKPTTTTTTPKPTTTTTTPKPTTTTPKPTTTKIPRLQRDDQSAISFGYDLLSMGAYRANMVTRFINTLLPHTGYGNFAVVTYAHCPTSFNVPITSLLNKSDADIGHSIKLNVPGLADVVHQIGNELYKESNINKTKTAVLFIDPMVSVITPGVVSETEKLKQKGAKVFLISVGRKEWQNKLLVRSLSSQPYHRYTYSAPNYNRLVQRAEYRPFQYRKMCKGYRL; from the exons GTTGCAAAGGAAAAGCAGTAAATATTATGCTTGTAATGGATTCTTCCAGTAGTATTTGGATAGAAGATTATAAAAAACAGCTACAATTTGCCCGTGATTTGGTCGACAATTTCGATATCGGTCAAACCAACTCTCATGTACGTGTTGGTGCTATAACCTTTAGTCGTACGGCTCATTTAGATATACCTTTGGGAAGATATGCGAGCAAAAAGAAATTACAGAATGCTATTCTAAAAATCCCTTATAGAACCGGAGAAACTAACACGGCAGATGCTCTGCATCTCCTAAGAACGGAAATTGAACCAAAGATGAAAGTCTTCACAGCTCCATTTATGGTAATAGTCATCACAGATGGGAAATCACGTGATAGCTGGTCTACTCGATACGAAGCCAGTTTGCTTCATAAACTCGGTGTACATATTTATGCTATTGGTGTCGGTTACTATTATGACTTAAAGGAGCTGAAGTCCATCGCCAGTGATCCTGTCAGAAATATCCAGTTAGTGTCAAGTTACTCAGCATTGGAGAATATTGCAAAACATTTTGGTGTAAAAACATGTGAAG ATATTACAACTCCGccaccaactacaacaactacgACTCCGAAACCGACAACAACGCCTACGACTCCG aaaccaacaacgactactactactccaaaaccaacaacgactactactactccGAAACCAACGACTACTACACCAAAACCAACGACAACAAAAATTCCACGTCTGCAAAGAGACGACCAGA gcGCTATATCTTTTGGATATGATCTTTTATCAATGGGAGCCTATCGAGCCAATATGGTCACGAGGTTCATCAATACCCTTCTTCCGCACACTGGTTATGGCAACTTTGCAGTTGTTACCTATGCCCATTGTCCTACAAGCTTCAATGTTCCTATCACATCATTGTTAAATAAATCGGACGCAGATATAGGCCATAGTATCAAATTAAATGTTCCTGGATTGGCAGATGTTGTGCACCAGATTGGAAACGAACTATACAAAGAAAGTAATATCAACAAAACTAAAACTGctgttttatttattgatccaATGGTATCAGTTATAACACCTGGTGTAGTGAGTGAAACTGAAAAACTTAAACAGAAAGGGGCAAAAGTATTTCTAATAAGCGTCGGACGTAAAGAATGGCAAAACAAACTACTTGTGCGCTCTTTGAGCAGTCAACCGTATCATAGGTATACTTACAGTGCACCAAATTACAACCGATTAGTACAGAGAGCTGAATATCGACCTTTccaatacagaaaaatgtgtaaaggCTATAGGTTATAG
- the LOC115211071 gene encoding collagen alpha-1(XXVIII) chain-like isoform X1 translates to MLCQTIVVFCLMLVSAFSMPMKRCKGKAVNIMLVMDSSSSIWIEDYKKQLQFARDLVDNFDIGQTNSHVRVGAITFSRTAHLDIPLGRYASKKKLQNAILKIPYRTGETNTADALHLLRTEIEPKMKVFTAPFMVIVITDGKSRDSWSTRYEASLLHKLGVHIYAIGVGYYYDLKELKSIASDPVRNIQLVSSYSALENIAKHFGVKTCEDITTPPPTTTTTTPKPTTTPTTPKPTTTTTPKPTTTTTTPKPTTTTTTPKPTTTTTTPKPTTTTPKPTTTKIPRLQRDDQSAISFGYDLLSMGAYRANMVTRFINTLLPHTGYGNFAVVTYAHCPTSFNVPITSLLNKSDADIGHSIKLNVPGLADVVHQIGNELYKESNINKTKTAVLFIDPMVSVITPGVVSETEKLKQKGAKVFLISVGRKEWQNKLLVRSLSSQPYHRYTYSAPNYNRLVQRAEYRPFQYRKMCKGYRL, encoded by the exons GTTGCAAAGGAAAAGCAGTAAATATTATGCTTGTAATGGATTCTTCCAGTAGTATTTGGATAGAAGATTATAAAAAACAGCTACAATTTGCCCGTGATTTGGTCGACAATTTCGATATCGGTCAAACCAACTCTCATGTACGTGTTGGTGCTATAACCTTTAGTCGTACGGCTCATTTAGATATACCTTTGGGAAGATATGCGAGCAAAAAGAAATTACAGAATGCTATTCTAAAAATCCCTTATAGAACCGGAGAAACTAACACGGCAGATGCTCTGCATCTCCTAAGAACGGAAATTGAACCAAAGATGAAAGTCTTCACAGCTCCATTTATGGTAATAGTCATCACAGATGGGAAATCACGTGATAGCTGGTCTACTCGATACGAAGCCAGTTTGCTTCATAAACTCGGTGTACATATTTATGCTATTGGTGTCGGTTACTATTATGACTTAAAGGAGCTGAAGTCCATCGCCAGTGATCCTGTCAGAAATATCCAGTTAGTGTCAAGTTACTCAGCATTGGAGAATATTGCAAAACATTTTGGTGTAAAAACATGTGAAG ATATTACAACTCCGccaccaactacaacaactacgACTCCGAAACCGACAACAACGCCTACGACTCCGAAACCGACAACAACTACGACTCCAAAACcaacaacgactactactactccaaaaccaacaacgactactactactccaaaaccaacaacgactactactactccGAAACCAACGACTACTACACCAAAACCAACGACAACAAAAATTCCACGTCTGCAAAGAGACGACCAGA gcGCTATATCTTTTGGATATGATCTTTTATCAATGGGAGCCTATCGAGCCAATATGGTCACGAGGTTCATCAATACCCTTCTTCCGCACACTGGTTATGGCAACTTTGCAGTTGTTACCTATGCCCATTGTCCTACAAGCTTCAATGTTCCTATCACATCATTGTTAAATAAATCGGACGCAGATATAGGCCATAGTATCAAATTAAATGTTCCTGGATTGGCAGATGTTGTGCACCAGATTGGAAACGAACTATACAAAGAAAGTAATATCAACAAAACTAAAACTGctgttttatttattgatccaATGGTATCAGTTATAACACCTGGTGTAGTGAGTGAAACTGAAAAACTTAAACAGAAAGGGGCAAAAGTATTTCTAATAAGCGTCGGACGTAAAGAATGGCAAAACAAACTACTTGTGCGCTCTTTGAGCAGTCAACCGTATCATAGGTATACTTACAGTGCACCAAATTACAACCGATTAGTACAGAGAGCTGAATATCGACCTTTccaatacagaaaaatgtgtaaaggCTATAGGTTATAG
- the LOC115211071 gene encoding collagen alpha-1(XXVIII) chain-like isoform X3, translated as MLCQTIVVFCLMLVSAFSMPMKRCKGKAVNIMLVMDSSSSIWIEDYKKQLQFARDLVDNFDIGQTNSHVRVGAITFSRTAHLDIPLGRYASKKKLQNAILKIPYRTGETNTADALHLLRTEIEPKMKVFTAPFMVIVITDGKSRDSWSTRYEASLLHKLGVHIYAIGVGYYYDLKELKSIASDPVRNIQLVSSYSALENIAKHFGVKTCEDITTPPPTTTTTTPKPTTTPTTPKPTTTTTTPKPTTTTTTPKPTTTTPKPTTTKIPRLQRDDQSAISFGYDLLSMGAYRANMVTRFINTLLPHTGYGNFAVVTYAHCPTSFNVPITSLLNKSDADIGHSIKLNVPGLADVVHQIGNELYKESNINKTKTAVLFIDPMVSVITPGVVSETEKLKQKGAKVFLISVGRKEWQNKLLVRSLSSQPYHRYTYSAPNYNRLVQRAEYRPFQYRKMCKGYRL; from the exons GTTGCAAAGGAAAAGCAGTAAATATTATGCTTGTAATGGATTCTTCCAGTAGTATTTGGATAGAAGATTATAAAAAACAGCTACAATTTGCCCGTGATTTGGTCGACAATTTCGATATCGGTCAAACCAACTCTCATGTACGTGTTGGTGCTATAACCTTTAGTCGTACGGCTCATTTAGATATACCTTTGGGAAGATATGCGAGCAAAAAGAAATTACAGAATGCTATTCTAAAAATCCCTTATAGAACCGGAGAAACTAACACGGCAGATGCTCTGCATCTCCTAAGAACGGAAATTGAACCAAAGATGAAAGTCTTCACAGCTCCATTTATGGTAATAGTCATCACAGATGGGAAATCACGTGATAGCTGGTCTACTCGATACGAAGCCAGTTTGCTTCATAAACTCGGTGTACATATTTATGCTATTGGTGTCGGTTACTATTATGACTTAAAGGAGCTGAAGTCCATCGCCAGTGATCCTGTCAGAAATATCCAGTTAGTGTCAAGTTACTCAGCATTGGAGAATATTGCAAAACATTTTGGTGTAAAAACATGTGAAG ATATTACAACTCCGccaccaactacaacaactacgACTCCGAAACCGACAACAACGCCTACGACTCCGAAACCG acaacgactactactactccaaaaccaacaacgactactactactccGAAACCAACGACTACTACACCAAAACCAACGACAACAAAAATTCCACGTCTGCAAAGAGACGACCAGA gcGCTATATCTTTTGGATATGATCTTTTATCAATGGGAGCCTATCGAGCCAATATGGTCACGAGGTTCATCAATACCCTTCTTCCGCACACTGGTTATGGCAACTTTGCAGTTGTTACCTATGCCCATTGTCCTACAAGCTTCAATGTTCCTATCACATCATTGTTAAATAAATCGGACGCAGATATAGGCCATAGTATCAAATTAAATGTTCCTGGATTGGCAGATGTTGTGCACCAGATTGGAAACGAACTATACAAAGAAAGTAATATCAACAAAACTAAAACTGctgttttatttattgatccaATGGTATCAGTTATAACACCTGGTGTAGTGAGTGAAACTGAAAAACTTAAACAGAAAGGGGCAAAAGTATTTCTAATAAGCGTCGGACGTAAAGAATGGCAAAACAAACTACTTGTGCGCTCTTTGAGCAGTCAACCGTATCATAGGTATACTTACAGTGCACCAAATTACAACCGATTAGTACAGAGAGCTGAATATCGACCTTTccaatacagaaaaatgtgtaaaggCTATAGGTTATAG